TGGCCCGTGGGCACGCGGTACACGGGCTCGTGGTCGTCTTGCCAGAGGTCGCGCGAGCGAGGAACGTAGGTGCTGCCCCCGGCGATTTCGCTCACGAACGCCCCGCCCACGTGGCCGAAGCGCTTGCCTCCCGCGTCGGTCACGAGGAGGTTCGCCTTGCCGTCGAGCCACACCTCCATGCGCCCGATCGTGTTGCCCTTGATGGCACCGTTCGGCTCCACCGTCCCGCAGAAGGGGCACTGCTGGGTGGCGACGCGCTTCGTGGTCGGCGTGAGCGTGAGCGTCTTCGTGGTCGCGTCGCCGAGGTACTCGCTCTGCGGCACGGAGGGGTTCGTCGACGCCACGTACTTCCACGTGTTCGCCTTGCGATCGACCTCCACGATGCGCTCGGTCTTCGGGTAGTTGTTGTCGTAGACGACGATGCCGACCTTGTCGCCGCCGAGGTCGCGGAGCTCGATCGGCGTCATGGCGTGGCCTTCTTTGTAGCCGGGCTTGTAGATGCCGATCGTGTAGGACTCGGTTGCGCCCGAGCGCAGGCTCGCGGCGAACGCGTCGACGATCTCGTTCGGCGAGGGCCCCTTGAGCTCGCCGCTCGCCGTCGGATCGAGGGCCTGCGTAACGAACCAATAGGCGATCTCGCGCTGGAGCTTGGTGTTCCCCTCGAGGGCGAGGGCGCCGGTCGTGGCCGCGCCGAAGTCTTGCACCGGGAGAGTCTTCTTGAAGAAGAGGAGCGCGAGCGCCGCCATGCCCTCGCAGTGGCCGCCGTCCATGCCCTTGTTCTGCTCGAGCAACCACCGCTGGGCCGAGGGCGTGAGCCCGCACGCGTCGCCGCCGGGCGTGGCGCAGACCGTGTCGCCGAAGAAGCGCCGGAGCTCGGCGCCCGTGAGGTTCGTGAACTGCGCGCCCTCGCCGTAGTTCTCGAAGGCGAAGCCGTCGTCGGCCACCTTGAAACCAAGGCTGCCGAAGCCCGAGCCCGGAGGTGCGTCGGGCGTGGAGCCGTCCGGGGGATCCGGGGTCCCGACGTCGGCCGTGCTCGCGTCCTGCGTGTCGGCCGGGCCCCCTCCGGTGGTCTCGGAGCACGCGACCGCCGACAACGCTCCCAACCCCAACGTCACGAAAACGGTAGAAAATCGCATGGTCTCACGGTACGCGAGCGACCGCTTAAAATGCAAGGAGGCCTTCGCGGGGCCGGCGCGCGCTTGCGGCGTGGGCGCGAGCATGTACGCTCGGGCCTCGTCGAAGAACGCCGTCTTGCCACCGAGGGGCCCCATGACCGACGCCGCGCGCGCGCAAACCATCGTGAACGAGCACGTCCTCTGGGCCGTGGGGGCGGGGCTCCTGCCCATCCCGCTGGTCGACATCGCCGCCGTGACGGCCATTCAGCTCGACATGCTGAAGCAGCTCTCGACCCACTACGGGATGCCGTACTCCGAGTCCGAGGGGAAGGCGTGGGTGTCCGCGCTCGCGGGGGGCCTCGCCGCGCGCCTCGGCGCGAACGCGATCAAGCTCATCCCGGGCATCGGGTCGATCCTCGGTGGGGCCGCGATGTCGGTCATGTCGGGCGCGTCGACCTACTCGATCGGCCAGGTGGCCGTTTCTCAGTTTTCGGCCGGGCGCTCGTTCTCGTCGATGGACGTCGAGGCCGCCAAGCGCGCCTACGAGGCCCACCTCGAGCGAGGCAAAGAGGTCGCGACGCGTATGTCGAAGGACAAGGCCGACGCCGGGGACGCGTTCGAGAAGCTCGAGAAGCTGAAGAAGCTCCGCGACCAAGGCGTGATCACGGAGGCCGACTTCGAGGCCCAGAAGAGCCGCTTGCTCTCCTCGATCTGAGCCGCGTCAGTGCTTCGGGATCCCGCCGCGCGGCGCGACCTCGACGAGCGCCTTCGAGGCGGCCTTGTAGCGCTCGAGCATGCCGTCGAGCAGATCCTTGCGGGTCTTGGCGAGGTCTTGGTTTTCGCCCGGATCGGCCGCAAGATCGTAGAGCTGGAAGCGCGCGTCGCGGCCGAAGGCGACGAGCTTCAGGTTCTCGTGCACGAGGGCGCGCCGCCGCTCGTTGTACTCGTCCTCGGGGAGGTCGACGATCACGTCGCGGGGCTCGGCTTTTGCGCCGCGGAGCTCGGCGACGAGGCTCGTGCAGGGCAGGGTCGTGTCGGCCTTGGCGCCCATGAGCTCGAGGAACGTGGGCACGAGGTCGGCGTGACCGCGCGGTGTGTCGATCGTGCGCGGCGTTCCCCCGGGCAGCAGCACGAACATGGGGACGTGGACGAGCGGCTCCCACACCTCGTGCGCGTGGCGGAAAAAACCATGCTCGCCGAAGCCCTCGCCGTGGTCGGCCGTGACGACGATGGCCGTCCTGTCGGCCCACGGCTGCGCCTTCACCCAGTCGAGCAACTTGCCGACGTACATGTCCGTGTAGAAGACCTCTTCGTCGTAGAGGTCGCGGGCGCGCTTGCCGAACTTGGGCGACTCGGCGTGGGGTTTGTACTCGTCGTGCGGGTCCATGTAGTGAAACCACGCGAAGAAGGGTTTGTCGCTCGTGGCCACCCCGGACAGCATCGAGATGGCGAGCGGCGTCAGCGCGTGGCTCGTGACGTACGGGTCCTTGTTGTAGTCGAACGGGATATTCGGCACGAGCCGCCAATCGCGGAAGCCTTGTTCGAATCCGGAGAGCCCCTTCTCCATGTACGCGTGCGCGTGGCCCCCGACGCAGGGCATGCCTTGCTCGGCGAGGCGCTCGCACATGAACACGTTCTCGTCGAGGTACTTCGTGAAGAACTTTCCTGTGCGCTCGAGGGTCGACGGGTACCTGCCCGACACGAACCCGACCACGCTCTTCGACGTGAACGACGACGTCGAATAGGCGCGGGCGTAGGTGACGCTCTTCGCCTGGAGCGCGGTGAGGTTCGGGGCGATCGGGCGGTCGTAGCCGGCCCAGGGCATGTCGGCGCGGAGGCTGTCGATCGTGACGAGCAGCACGTTGAGCGGGCCGACTTTGGCCTTCGAGGGCGCGGGCTCGGCCTTGGGCTCGGCCGAGGCGAGGGCGGACGGCGACGCGGGCACCGGGGCAGACGACCCCGCGGCGACGGCGTGAGGGGGCTCGGCGCTGGCCCGCGAGGCGTTCGGGGGCTCTCCTCCTTCGCGCGGGGGCTTCGCGCAGGCCGCAGCGGAGAGGGCGAGGGTGGTAAGCGCGGCCAGGGTCGAGGCTCTCATCGGCGCGGAACCTAGCCGCACGCGCGCCTCGCGCAAAGCCCTCGCGCGGGCGTTTTTTCGGGGTAGCCGAGCCGCCCGGTCGCGCGCGCCGATCCGGATCGCCGCGCTCGTGTCGACTCTGGTATTCGTGAGGCGTGGACGGCATCGAGCGGTTCTTCGGTCTCACGTCGTTCTTCGGCCTCGGGCTGCTCGTCGGCCTCGGGCTGCTCGTCGCCCTCGCCGTGCTGCTCCACCCGGGGGAGCGCAAGAAGCTCGTCGCGCCCGCGGTGCTCCTCGTCGTCCACGTGGTCTTCGAGGCCATCGTCGCGCTCATCCCGCCGTCGGCCGTGGTGATGAAGCCGCTGCAGGTGATCGAGGTCCTCCTCCTGCTCGTCGCGCTCGCCCGGGGCACGTTCGTGCTCGTGGCCGACGCCCTCCTGGCGGGGCGCCTCAAGCGGCCGCTCCCGCGCATTTTTCGGGACCTCCTCCAGACCGGGATGTACTTCGCCGCCGGCATCGCCACCCTGCGGGTGGCCGGGGTAGAGCTCTCGAGCTTGCTCACGACGTCGGCGCTCCTCACGGCCGTGGTCGGTCTCTCGCTCCAAGACACGCTCGGCAACCTCTTCGCGGGCATCTCGATCCAGATGCAGCGGCCGTTCGAGGTGGGCGATTTCATCCAGTTCGATCCCGATCCGCGCCTCATCGGGAGGGTCATCGAGATCAACTGGCGCGCCACCACCGTGCTCACCAACGACGAGATGGAGGTCATCGTGCCGAACGGCACGCTCGCGAAGGCCCCCATCCGCAACTACACGAAGCCGAGCCCGATCGCGCGCCGCTCGGTCGAGGTGTCGTGCGCGTACGCCGTCGCCCCCGAGACCGTGCGCGCGACCATCCTCTCGGCCCTCCACGGGATCCCCGACGTGCTCGAGTCGCCCGAGCCCTCGGTCCTCACGTGGCGCTTCGCCGACAGCGGCATCGACTACGTCGTGCGCTACTTCACGAGCGCCTTCGACTTGCGTGACACCACCGACTCGGCCGTGCGCGAGCGCATTTGGTACGCCCTTCGACGCGCCGGCATCGAGATCCCGTTCCCGAAGCGCGACGTGTTCGTCCACCAACCGAGCGCCGAGCGCGAGACACAACAGCGCGACGAGCGGGTGAGCGACATCGCCAGGCGCCTCCGCGACGTCGACTTCCTGGCCGTGCTCCCCGAGGGGACCTTGCGAACCCTCGCCGAGCGCTCGCCCGTGAAGGTCTACGCGCCGCGTGAGGTGGTCTTGCGGCAGGGCGAGCCGGGGGAGGCGATGTTCCTCATCGCGCGCGGCGAGGTGAGCGTGCTCGTCGGCCGCGACGGCGCGAGCACGGCCGAGGTGGCGCGTCTCAAGAAGGGGAGCCTCTTCGGCGAGATGTCCCTCATGACGGGCGAGCCCCGCGCGGCCTCGGTGCAGACGCTCACCGAGACCGAGCTCGTGGTGGTCGACAAGGCCGCCTTCGCCGCCGTGCTGGCCGACGCGCCCGAGGTGCTCACCGAGATGACGCGGGTCCTCGTGGCGCGCCAAGCCGAGCTCGAGAGCCACCTCGCCGCGCGCGCCGAGCGAGCACGCGAGGTGGAGCTCGACGAACGCACGAGCGCGCTCTTGGGCCGCGTCCGTGCGTTCTTCAAGATGACGTAACTACTTGGGAATCGCCGGCGGTTCTTTGTCGCTCTGCACGCACGAGGCGAGGTCGAAGAGCATGAACTCGAGCACGCGCTCTTGCGCCGTGAGCGGCTTGGCCTGGCACGCGCCGGGGAACGTGCCGGTGAGGCTCCGACCCGTGCCGATGTGGAAGCTCGAGTAGTACACGCGGCCGCACTGGTCCTTCTCGGCGGCGGTTGTGGGCGTGTTGAACGTGTACGCCTGGGTGTTGGTGGAGCCCGAGTAGAGCCAGCGCTGCGCGGGTGGGTTGATGATGCCCACGCGGCTGTACGTGTCCGTGAGCGAGAGCTGCGGACCGGTGGTGGCGCCGAGGCCCTGGAGCCAGTCGGCGAGGGCCTTGCCCTTCGGGAACGACGTGTCGATCTGGGCCGGGTTCGAGAACGAGCCCGGGTTCGTGTAGTTCCCGGTCTGCGGCCAATCTCCGCGCCCGGACGCGATCACGGGGTAGGAGAGGTCGGTCGCGAAGATGCGCCCACCCACGTTCGCGTAGTCGAAGAGGTTCTGCACCGAGGTCGCGTCGGACGGGTACGAGCTGCAGGGCAGCGCCACGAGCTGGTATTTCTTGAGCGTGGCCGCGTTCGACCAGAGCTCGGCGCCGGTCGTCGCGCCCGAGACCGTGTTGCCGTTGCCGCGGAAGACGTGGATTCGCCCGGGGCCCGAGGGCGCCGTGAACTCGGCCGCGTCGATGCCGATCTCGTT
The sequence above is a segment of the Myxococcales bacterium genome. Coding sequences within it:
- a CDS encoding DUF697 domain-containing protein, translated to MTDAARAQTIVNEHVLWAVGAGLLPIPLVDIAAVTAIQLDMLKQLSTHYGMPYSESEGKAWVSALAGGLAARLGANAIKLIPGIGSILGGAAMSVMSGASTYSIGQVAVSQFSAGRSFSSMDVEAAKRAYEAHLERGKEVATRMSKDKADAGDAFEKLEKLKKLRDQGVITEADFEAQKSRLLSSI
- a CDS encoding sulfatase-like hydrolase/transferase, with protein sequence MRASTLAALTTLALSAAACAKPPREGGEPPNASRASAEPPHAVAAGSSAPVPASPSALASAEPKAEPAPSKAKVGPLNVLLVTIDSLRADMPWAGYDRPIAPNLTALQAKSVTYARAYSTSSFTSKSVVGFVSGRYPSTLERTGKFFTKYLDENVFMCERLAEQGMPCVGGHAHAYMEKGLSGFEQGFRDWRLVPNIPFDYNKDPYVTSHALTPLAISMLSGVATSDKPFFAWFHYMDPHDEYKPHAESPKFGKRARDLYDEEVFYTDMYVGKLLDWVKAQPWADRTAIVVTADHGEGFGEHGFFRHAHEVWEPLVHVPMFVLLPGGTPRTIDTPRGHADLVPTFLELMGAKADTTLPCTSLVAELRGAKAEPRDVIVDLPEDEYNERRRALVHENLKLVAFGRDARFQLYDLAADPGENQDLAKTRKDLLDGMLERYKAASKALVEVAPRGGIPKH
- a CDS encoding mechanosensitive ion channel family protein, which translates into the protein MDGIERFFGLTSFFGLGLLVGLGLLVALAVLLHPGERKKLVAPAVLLVVHVVFEAIVALIPPSAVVMKPLQVIEVLLLLVALARGTFVLVADALLAGRLKRPLPRIFRDLLQTGMYFAAGIATLRVAGVELSSLLTTSALLTAVVGLSLQDTLGNLFAGISIQMQRPFEVGDFIQFDPDPRLIGRVIEINWRATTVLTNDEMEVIVPNGTLAKAPIRNYTKPSPIARRSVEVSCAYAVAPETVRATILSALHGIPDVLESPEPSVLTWRFADSGIDYVVRYFTSAFDLRDTTDSAVRERIWYALRRAGIEIPFPKRDVFVHQPSAERETQQRDERVSDIARRLRDVDFLAVLPEGTLRTLAERSPVKVYAPREVVLRQGEPGEAMFLIARGEVSVLVGRDGASTAEVARLKKGSLFGEMSLMTGEPRAASVQTLTETELVVVDKAAFAAVLADAPEVLTEMTRVLVARQAELESHLAARAERAREVELDERTSALLGRVRAFFKMT
- a CDS encoding carboxypeptidase regulatory-like domain-containing protein, with product MKRFLFPSLAFASASALFVACGTTDRPAVFDDGGDPNGSDGSTSTGNDGSLFGDAGGGGPAGCVGLECSKPACSGQNTTTLTGKVFAPNGRDPLYNVLVYVPNGDLKAFDDGVTCETCEKSVSGNPIATALTDTQGRFELKDMPAGKDIPIVVQIGRFRRKVTLPAVDECVENKAKDGDLRLPKNASEGDIPRIAIVTSTYDPTECILNEIGIDAAEFTAPSGPGRIHVFRGNGNTVSGATTGAELWSNAATLKKYQLVALPCSSYPSDATSVQNLFDYANVGGRIFATDLSYPVIASGRGDWPQTGNYTNPGSFSNPAQIDTSFPKGKALADWLQGLGATTGPQLSLTDTYSRVGIINPPAQRWLYSGSTNTQAYTFNTPTTAAEKDQCGRVYYSSFHIGTGRSLTGTFPGACQAKPLTAQERVLEFMLFDLASCVQSDKEPPAIPK